One Clarias gariepinus isolate MV-2021 ecotype Netherlands chromosome 5, CGAR_prim_01v2, whole genome shotgun sequence genomic region harbors:
- the LOC128523896 gene encoding CD209 antigen-like protein C, with the protein MNESFYEVSNDFADALKDNKNSSEGIYMNEVPEAQVTKTNETSLASVSKPTRCYRLAVVCLLMLVVLLLVAIAMLWVNFINLTTERDQLQTSYNNLTIERDQLKTSYNNLTEEKNQLQASYKYRTSDKADLETSNKKLANERDQFQRSRDELQKRYSQLKKDINTPGWRYFSSSIYYISTEKKSWREGREDCRRRGADLVIIKSREEQDFVEVWRRGEGAWTGANDIDREGNWKWVDGTPVISGFWSSGEPNNKGDEDCAVSGYRSEPVPNWVDVSCSSQYIWICEKKINS; encoded by the exons aTGAATGAATCTTTTTATGAAGTCTCAAACGATTTTGCAGATGCTCTAAAGGACAACAAGAATTCTAGTGAAGGTATTTACATGAATGAAGTCCCAGAAGCTCAAGTGACCAAAACCAATGAAACATCTTTGGcttcag TTTCAAAACCCACCAGATGTTACAGACTGGCTGTGGTGTGTCTGCTGATGCTGGTTGTTCTTTTGCTGGTTGCCATTGCAATGCTGTGGGTAAATTTTATTAACCTGACTActgagagagaccagttacagaccagttacaacaacctgactattgagagagaccagttaaagaccagttacaacaacctgactGAAGAGAAGAACCAGCTACAAGCCAGTTACAAGTACCGCACATCAGATAAAGCTGACTTAGAGACTAGTAACAAAAAACTGGCTAATGAGAGGGACCAGTTTCAGAGAAGCAGAGATGAACTCCAGAAAAGATATTCTCAACTGA AGAAAGACATTAACACACCAGGATGGAGATACTTCAGCTCCAGTATTTACTACATCTCCACTGAGAAAAAGAGCTGGAGGGAGGGCAGAGAGGATTGCAGGAGAAGaggagcagacctggtgatcataaaGAGCAGGGAGGAACag GACTTTGTTGAGGTGTGGAGAAGAGGTGAAGGTGCTTGGACTGGTGCAAATGACATAGACAGAGAGGGAAACTGGAAATGGGTGGATGGTACACCAGTGATTAGTGG GTTCTGGAGTAGTGGGGAACCCAACAACAAAGGTGATGAGGACTGTGCTGTATCTGGCTATCGGTCTGAACCTGTACCGAACTGGGTTGATGTTTCGTGCAGTTCCCAGTATATTTGGAtctgtgaaaagaaaatcaatagCTGA